One window from the genome of Nicotiana tomentosiformis chromosome 5, ASM39032v3, whole genome shotgun sequence encodes:
- the LOC104111230 gene encoding geranylgeranyl transferase type-1 subunit beta isoform X3, with product MAEEDDEFRSLTDPESDPDSIPMFFDRNRHICYLEMMLELIPSPYQSQEINRLTLAYFAISGLDILRALDRVDKEGVINWVLSLQAHPRDEAELSNGQFYGFHGSRSSQFQSNENGDAIPNGSHLASTYCALSILKILGYDFSLLDSTSILKSMKNLQQPDGSFMPIHSGAETDLRFVYCAAAISSMLENWSGIDKEKAKEYIINCQSYDGGFGLTPGSESHETSSNPACQKGKNETDEHIFECFLLPAAYQSDHIVLNILNSYLSYLCCDLLFFFSTWGNFKVVKVNYGCVAINLLSVYI from the exons ATGGCGGAGGAAGATGATGAATTTCGGAGCTTAACCGATCCAGAATCTGACCCGGATTCAATCCCTATGTTCTTCGATAGAAATCGGCATATTTGCTATTTAGAGATGATGCTGGAACTCATACCTTCACCTTATCAATCGCAAGAGATCAATCGCCTCACTCTCGCTTACTTCGCCATCTCCGGTCTCGACATCCTACGCGCCCTCGATCGC GTTGACAAAGAAGGGGTGATTAATTGGGTTTTATCACTGCAAGCTCATCCACGAGATGAAGCTGAATTGAGCAATG GACAATTTTATGGGTTCCATGGTTCTAGGAGTTCTCAATTTCAATCGAATGAAAATGGG GATGCAATCCCCAATGGCAGTCATTTGGCAAGTACTTACTGCGCGCTATCCATATTGAAGATCCTTGGCTATGACTTTTCACTGCTGGATTCCACATCAATCCTCAAATCAATGAAAAATCTTCAGCAACCTGATGGGAG CTTTATGCCCATTCATAGCGGGGCAGAGACAGACCTCCGCTTTGTATATTGTGCAG CTGCAATCTCTTCCATGTTGGAAAACTGGAGTGGCATTGACAAGGAGAAAGCCAAAGAGTACATTATAAACTGTCAG TCATACGATGGTGGTTTTGGTTTAACTCCTGGTTCAGAATCACATG AAACATCGTCCAATCCAGCTTGCCAAAAGGGGAAAAATGAAACAGATGAGCATATCTTCGAATGTTTCCTTCTGCCGGCAGCCTATCAATCAGATCACATAGTTTTGAATATCTTGAACTCTTATCTTTCATATCTCTGTTGtgatcttcttttctttttttctactTGGGGTAACTTTAAAGTGGTAAAAGTGAATTATGGTTGTGTTGCAATCAATCTATTATCCGTCTATATTTAG
- the LOC138891696 gene encoding uncharacterized protein, with translation EIDEDVTHRIGAGWMKWRLASGVLCDKKVLPKLKGKFYKVVVRPTMLYDAECWPVKIAHVQKMKVAEMRLLRWMCGHTRLDRIRNEVIRDKVGVTPIEDNMREARLRRFGHVKRRSTDAPVRRCERLTLEGLRRGRGRPKKRWGEVIRQDMAQLQLTEDMTLERKVWRSRIRAVE, from the coding sequence gagattgatgaagatgtcacgcatcgtattggggcgggatggatgaaatggagactcgcttccggtgttttatgtgacaagaaggtgctaCCAAAACTTAAGGGTAAATTCTAcaaagtggtggtcagaccaacgatgttgtatgacgctgagtgttggccagtcaagatcgctcatgtccagaagatgaaggtagcagagatgaggttgttgagatggatgtgcggccACACCAgattagataggatcagaaatgaggttattcgcgacaaggtgggtgtgacccctattgaggacaatATGCGAGAAGCGCGGCTTAGACGATTTGGTCATGTgaagaggaggagcacagacgccccggtgagaaggtgtgagaggttgacattggaaggcctacggagaggtagaggtaggccaaagaagaggtggggagaggtgattaggcaagacatggcgcagcttcagctgaccgaggacatgacccttgaaaggaaggtatggaggtcaaGGATTAGGgcagtagagtag